tGCTAGGACCAGAGCCATAGCTCACCGTACTTTCCCCCATTTACTGAGTTTTCAATGTTAATGCATATTGAATACTATCCATTtctagaaattttaattcattgttACATCAATCTATCCACTGGATAGTTCCCTGTTCCTTAAATACACTTTCTATTTGGAAGAGGTTAACCTTCTCATtacaattttatttctaaatgtgACAGTGATAACATCAACTTCTAAATTCCTTTTGACATTTttatgaacttttattttttactgactATTGATTTAGAACCTGTTTGTTCATGATTTATGATTTTGGAATATAAGTTCAGTTTTTATTCATACTCTGTGAGTTCAGTGAAGTCTGGGATGGAATTACCTTTCTAatgaagatatatacatatataagtgatatatattcatatatatttataaatgtcaTATATAAAATCTTTGTGGAGTAAGATCTTTGGGTATTACCCAGGGCCAATTTAAATCATTTTCCTGGCTTACATTTCCCAGGATATAGAGGTAACAAAATCAAACATAAAACCTGTTTGACAataggccttttctttttttgcccactAGCAGATCAACTCAGTTACAACTGGCTTCTAGGAGAACTATGCTTACATCAACCCCTCCTTGTCCAAAGGCTCCAATACCTTGACCTGCTCATAGCACATCCCAGTCCTTATGTATAGCCAACTATAATGAGTGCCGGCTACTTAATACTTAGTAATAGTAGGCAGTCGAAGGTCAAGTTCAACCTCAGAGACTTTTGctacattttcattttgaataaaTTTGTGACCTAGAGTACAGTCTGAATTAGAAAAATTGTGGTGTTGGATTAGTGGAGAGCCTTATAATGGATTGAGACTGGATGTGACTTGACCATGATTTGTATAGAAGTCACCTGACAGCCAAGAATATGCAAAAAATGATACATACTCTACTTTCAAGGGTGTCAAACTCATGAAAAAAATTAGGCTTTCTTTTGCCAGTAGAACTCAATGAGTTTTTTGTGTTTAAAGCCTGAGAAGACAGAAGAGATACACCACCAATTCCAAAAGCTTTTGACTGAAATAAGGAAACTCCCTAACGGTTATGAGCTGAACATAAGCAACAGGCTGTTTGGAGAGAAAACCTTCCTCTTCCTTCAAGTAAGTTACTGGGTTTACAGTGCCTAGGACTGGTAGCCAGGAATGGTCAAATGTCACTGTTAGGGCCCAGGATCCTGGGGATACTCTGCCTAGAATGTCTGCCTGGCTCCATTGAAATTTTGGTGGTCTCTATGGTCAGCTGTCCAGAAACTGGGCTGCTTTTTAGTGCTGGGAATTTTGTACCTGGTCTGTTTCACCTCAGTGCCTTTATGCTTGCATAAAAATGTGCAGGGAGATGATGCAAATCACAATCCTAGTTGTCCTAATGAACAGATTCATTTATTTAGAGATATTGACAATTGGTAAATTGACTTtcaatttctttctatttctttcctatttctcctAAAGAAATACTTAGATTATGTTGAAAAATATTACCATGCATCCCTGGAACCTGTTGATTTTGTAAATGCACCAGATGAATGTCGAAAGAAGATTAATTCCTGGGTTGCAAGCCAAACACATGGTAGAGTATGGGTGGTTTCTCcaccataaaaaaataaatgaacaaacacaaaacacttCTTGACCACCTTCTTTGAGTGAACCCACGGCCTTGTGAGTGTAAAGGCTCCAGGTAGACATGTATGGGGAGAGGACTTGAGATGAATTTTGCAGagttgaaaaagaaagaatgggtgcaaggggaggaggaggacactgCCAATGTGGAGAGATTCAAGGGGAggtaaggagaggagagaaggagccaGCTACGTGAAAACAGTGGAGAAGTATCTGTGCACGACCATGAGTCACATGTCTTTAGGACTCCTGAAAATGGGCCCATGCTTGCCTTAGGTTTacactctttttcttaatcagagttttcttttcttttcccttgagtTTGAGTGCCTTAAACataattattacagagaatttcatgTCTTTTTGGTAAGGGAGAAGCAGATCTGTCAAAGACTATCAAGACTTGCCTTTGCTACCTGCAGCTGAGGTCACCTGGTTCTTGTCTCCACTTGAGAACCATGCAGGGCAGGTACAACTTTCAGCCCCATCCAGTAGAAAACTTGATGACTCTCTCACTCTAGCCTTTCCTCTTATTCCTTAGTATGAGCCAATCATAAAATCCTGGAGAGTAATATTAACATAGAAATGCACTTTGATGTGCTATTTGGAGTTCTCAGTGTCATTTTTTATTCCAGTTATTAAGAAGCTCACTATTATTACAGAATTCATGCTCACCATCCTTCATCTAAatacagaaaagtaaaagaagcagaaaataaaagagtTTGTCCAGGGGTAGTTGGAACAGAATGATCCAGAATTCAGTGTGCGATGGACCTAAAAATATCAGGTCCTTTTGAAATAGAATCGGTAGCATTTAAATTCCAGGAGGAGACCTTACCACATAGGCAAGAGTAAATAACAAACAATGGGTTTTGGTGGTGTTCTGAGGTTTTGCACCTATTAAATCACTCCTCCTTCAGTGACCCTATGGCAGAGGTTTGACTCCGACATCAAGCTCAGAGAGCTTCACTAACTTGCTTCATGTTTCTCTGAGGATTTCTCTGGATTCTCATGAGGcaatgtgaactcagagcctccacaGGCAACCACTAACCCCAGGTATCCCAAATGCCTCCCTAGGAACGAGGAGGTGATGGGAAAGTGAGAActctccatcccttcctcaaGTGAACCTTTTGTTGGAAAGACCCCCAGGTTGCTATCAGTCCAGTCAGTTTGCATTGTTTCTGCTGCCCATTAACAGACTCTTCTGTTTGTTTGCAGAAAAAGTAAGTGACCTCTTTCCAGAAGACTCCCTTAGCAACTCCACCAAGCTGGTGTTGATAAATACTGTGTATTTTAAAGGGCAGTGGGACAGGgagtttaagaaagaaaataccaagGTGGAAGAATTTTGGGTGAATAAGGTATGGCGCTTCATTTATTCAATGTGTTTATGCGGAATATGTATGATAAAGTCTACGGGAGCAAAGCTATGCTGGTAGATAGCACGTGCTCATTCTGCAACTCTAATTCTTAGCACTCTTTTAGGTTGAACTGATCTTTTCAGTGAGCAGCTTGGGAGCCTTATGGGCTCCATCGTAAGTCTTTGACACCGTATGCTCTGTTGGTTTGTTGCAGAACACAAGTAAACCTGTGCAGATGATGGCACAGAGACAAGCTCTCAGCTTCACCTCCCTGGAGGACCTGCAGGCCAAAATTGTGGGGATTCCATACAAGAACAATGACCTCAGCCTGTTTGTGCTTCTGCCCAATGACATAGATGGTTTAGAGAAGGTAAGCAAAACACACTGTCGGCTTCGATATCCTTAGACTTCTTCTCATCGTTTCCCAAGGCTTCGCAGGCTGGCACTGGGTAAGCTTGCTGATGATGTCTGAGTGAACGAACACTGGTACCTGGCACATCGTGGAGAAAGTGTATCTCATCCTGCCGCCATAGGTGCACGTGTAATGAGGAATGCTAATCACTAGCAGCCTGTTGAGAAGAaccattttgcaaatatttttgggGTGAGCTGACGTAAACCTTGAAGGCTAATGTAGGAGTTCTGAAGAGTCCCTCACGGTCTGAGAACGTGGTTGGTACCTATAGACTCTCCTTTCCTGGGAAACTATCCCAGAAGCAGAGATGGAGCCAATTCTGCTGCAATATACAGCCAATTCTGCTGCTATTCCTTAGGCCCTTGGAACtttgactttgattttttttggaccCTTAGTCTTGAACCTATTGACTTAGACCCACCCGCTTTATAATTTAACATGCTGTATTCTGGAAATCAGAAAGAGTTTGGTCCAAATTCTTGTTCTTCCTGATCATGAAGTTTCTTAACTTCCTTAAATCTCAATATTTTCCTATCTGTTAATTGGGCTCCATGGTGCTCAACGGGTAGTATTGTGTGGTTAgcaaaaaaatagcctggaatgTGCACAAGGACATAAAATGCACTCAGCCCATTATAGCTCCTGGCTGTGAAGCTTCTCTAGTGGCATTATATGTTGGAAAATATTTGGAACAACAAGTGGCCGTATATATGAGAGGTTTAAGAGTATTTATACTCTAATTCAAAAGACTCAAGTGTGGTGATTACTCTTATGGAGTAATTCAAAGATAAAAATTGCCTCTCAGTCAAAATCAGTAATTCCAGCATCAAATACACTAGGACACCACTTGgcaattttaaaattgttatttttgtgtcagCAGTGTCTGTCAGAATTTCTCATAGTGCCTGAAACATGCTACATGTTTGAAAAGTGAATGAGTTGATGCATGTTGGCCAGAATCTATCAAACTGATAGAAAGAGTATTAACCAAAGCAATTTGGAGTCATTTAGGGGAGATATGCAATAATGTGGAAAATTGAATTTTATACAGACATTCATTACAGTTTCaactatatataaatacataatatatctaGTGTATGTGTTATACTACATATGACCCTGTGtgtggatacacacacatacatacatatgtaccacatgtgcacacataacAGCTGTACATGTTACTTGtgctaatataaaatatattcatatacagtAAATATAGTCAGTATATCcacaaatatgcatatatgtatacaatcaCAGGGGATAGGAGGGGATAATAGAATAGAAGGGGATaataaaatggtattttaaagGTAGGTATGGTGAAGCATGTATACCATCccatcactcaggaggctgaagcagaaaaatgacaagttcagagccagcctgggctagctaGCTTCTTGAGGTTGCTCCAGACTATACAGTGAGATCTTGGTTTACAAATAACACCAAAAACCTTCAAAAACACagtttttggggctgggaatatgacctagaggTACAGTACTGGCCTagcatccatgaggccctgggttcgattccccagcaccacatatatagaaaacggccagacgtggcgctgtggctcaagtggcagagtgctagccttgagcagaaagaagccagggacagtgctcaagccccagaactggcaaaaaaccaaaaacacagttTCCATCTTTAAAAATGTAGTGGGTTTTGGTGGATGCACAGACAAGAGAAATGGGGACTGATCCCTGGGATGGATAGTTTCTCATGGATGCAAACCCGTAACTGGCCTGCTGGTCTGACTTCACTCTGTCACAAACAGATCATCGATCAACTGAGTCCCGAGAAGGTGGTGGAGTGGACCAGCCCGGGGCGGATGGAGGAGAGGATGGTGGACCTCCACCTGCCCCGGCTCGCGGTGGCGGATGCCTACGACCTGGAGCCGGTGCTGGGCGCCCTGGGGCTGGGCGAGGCCTTCAGCGAGCGCGGCGACTACTCGGGGATGTCCATGCGCTCCGGGCTCCGCGCGCAGCGGCTGCTGCACAGATCCGAGCTGACCCTGAGCgaggacggcgcccaggccgcGGCGGGCACAGGCGTGGACTTCACCGTCTCGTCGGCCCCTGGCCGTGAGCACGTCCACTGCAACCACCCCTTCCTATTCTTCATCAGGCACCAAGAATCCGACAGCGTCCTCTTCTTCGGAAGATATTCTTCTCCTTGAGACCGGTGGGTGGCCGCGACGGGGCTCTCTTCTAAAGTCCATCTGGCACCCCGCATTCAGCCTTGGGATTCAAGCAGGGACCCGAGGGTGGCAGCGAGGATCATTTATATATAACGTGTCCACGCAGTGAGAGGTCCCTTCCTTTTACAAACGAGGCAGGTTTTCACACTTTTGTTGGTGAACTTTTGTTGGGGAGACAGGCCGCTCTGTGAGGGAGTATGGATTCCTTGGGGTTCTGAAGGCTCCCTTTAGCTCTAGTTTTCGGACCCGAATCTTTCACTTAGTATACTGTTTCCAACCCCATCCTTTTGTGGTATGTATGGagtcttaatttctttttgttgcgGAATGGTATTCCATTGCACTGAAACaacatgtctttttttaaaatctattcgcCAAGCAGATGGACTTGTAGACTGGTTCCACTTTCTGACTGTTACGAGTAATGCTGCTATGCACACTTGTCTGATGTGCTTGGTACATTCTTACAAGTAGAAATGGCTAGGTTATATGATCAGTTGTTTAGCTTGTGCTTTTATCATTTCACATAGCTACCAGCACAGGGTAAAGTGTCCAATCTCCACATACAATATTATGTAATTCACATGTAATTGTTGTCATTCTAGTGTGTACAAAGaagtggttttaatttgcatttccctagtgATTGAGTTTagccagttttttttaatgttcatattGATCATTTGTAGGACTCTATTGGTGAAAcctataacaaactaaaactagatccttatctaTCACGCtgcacaaaatcaattccaaatggatcaacgacctcaaagtaaaattagataccctgaaaacactacaagaagaaataggagaaacacttggcctccttggcacaAGACGAAATTCCTtagtaaaggcccagaaacacaatatatcaaagaaaggttgggcaaatgggactgcagagctcctacatggcaaaggacatagcttgaaagataaacagagagcccacagattgggagaagaactttaccggccatacaacagacaaaggcctcatatctaaaatatacgtagaactcaaaaaattaaattcctccaaaacaaatcctcaaagaactcacagccccctcaacaaatgggccaaagacctaaaaagagtcttctctgaagaggaaatgagaatggccaagagacatatgaacaagtgctctacatggctggccacaaaagaaatgcaa
This Perognathus longimembris pacificus isolate PPM17 chromosome 15, ASM2315922v1, whole genome shotgun sequence DNA region includes the following protein-coding sequences:
- the LOC125364091 gene encoding serpin B13-like; amino-acid sequence: MASLSASITQFGLELFKELKKIHEGNIFFSPVGISTAIGMILLGTRGATSSQLEKVFDSEKDTESSMAKTEEKEPEKTEEIHHQFQKLLTEIRKLPNGYELNISNRLFGEKTFLFLQKYLDYVEKYYHASLEPVDFVNAPDECRKKINSWVASQTHEKVSDLFPEDSLSNSTKLVLINTVYFKGQWDREFKKENTKVEEFWVNKNTSKPVQMMAQRQALSFTSLEDLQAKIVGIPYKNNDLSLFVLLPNDIDGLEKIIDQLSPEKVVEWTSPGRMEERMVDLHLPRLAVADAYDLEPVLGALGLGEAFSERGDYSGMSMRSGLRAQRLLHRSELTLSEDGAQAAAGTGVDFTVSSAPGREHVHCNHPFLFFIRHQESDSVLFFGRYSSP